In one window of Anthonomus grandis grandis chromosome 11, icAntGran1.3, whole genome shotgun sequence DNA:
- the LOC126742360 gene encoding uncharacterized protein LOC126742360, giving the protein MESDIIVEGFRKSIDMYNIIYKRLVGDGDSSVYKKLIEARPYGSLHVEKIECRNHLLRNFCSKLREISSKKRSNSTNNPVSPYLRKHILNNIRRMRTAVAMAVTQRNKEDKSFSIKIENLTKDLKNIPSHVFGEHLNCTAIGYFRCDKKFGEKNYIEEMKACGVLQDIEVCLNRLILHASSLLRNMDNNVAEHYNSVVCKFIGGKRINFSKRGSYQIRCEAAALSYNLGSGEYHRQIFKSIAEKSPSGHTKKFINRVKQRRINTLKIRPKTLFKKRNKSIALPDKDYGDQEADNSIQPDMEENLFEEKKKEFLEELEKNENEIKDLEISTRGQGGNPKWYQERSLRLTASNFGNICKMLEKTNCKNKVKAILYSKFRGNKHTKYGTEKEPFAIQQFEETYNLKVEMCGLFIDSECCALAASPDGLVGSRGLVEVKCPSTASAISPTEAINKKIIKFATLDENGQMHLKQNHDYFYQIQGQLHITKRDFCYFILWTPMGMLVEQIWRQDSFWNDKMIGKLKSFYYNCLLPEIIDPRYSRGLEIRNPSRK; this is encoded by the exons ATGGAATCCGACATAATTGTGGAAGGATTTCGAAAAAGTATTGacatgtataatattatttataaaagactTGTTGGGGATGGTGACAGTAGCGTCTATAAAAAACTGATCGAGGCTCGCCCATATGGAAGTTTACATGTGGAGAAAATTGAGTGCAGGAatcatttattaagaaatttttgctCCAAATTGCGTGAAATATCTA gtaaaaaaagaagCAACAGTACAAATAATCCGGTTTCACCATACCTGCGCAAACATATTTTGAACAATATACGAAGGATGAGAACTGCTGTTGCAATGGCTGTTACTCAAAGAAATAAAGAAGATAAAAGCTTTagtattaaaatagaaaatcttactaaagatttaaaaaatataccatccCACGTATTTGGAGAGCATCTAAACTGTACAGCCATAGGATATTTTAGATGTGATAAAAagtttggagaaaaaaattatattgaagaaATGAAGGCATGTGGGGTTTTGCAAGACATTGAAGTTTGTCTAAATAGACTCATATTGCATGCTTCCAGTTTGTTAAGAAATATGGACAATAATGTAGCTGAACATTATAACTCTGTGGTATGCAAGTTTATTGGCGGAAAGCgcatcaatttttcaaaaagaggGTCTTATCAAATACGGTGTGAAGCTGCAGCCCTATCTTATAATCTTGGAAGCGGAGAATACCacagacaaatttttaaatcaattgctGAAAAAAGTCCTTCTGgtcatacaaaaaaatttattaatagagTTAAACAAAGACGTATTAATACTCTTAAAATAAGACCAAAAAccctatttaaaaaacgaaataaatcaATTGCGCTTCCTGATAAAGATTATGGGGATCAGGAGGCAGATAATAGCATACAGCCAGACatggaagaaaatttatttgaagaaaaaaaaaaggaatttttagaagaactcgaaaaaaatgaaaatgagaTTAAGGATTTAGAGATTAGTACCAGAGGACAAGGAGGAAATCCAAAGTGGTATCAAGAAAGGAGTTTAAGGCTTACAGcatcaaattttggaaatatttgcaaaatgctagaaaaaacaaattgcaaaaataaagtaaaagcaaTTCTTTATTCCAAGTTTCGGGGCAATAAACACACTAAGTATGGCACCGAAAAAGAACCATTTGCTATTCAACAATTTGAGGAAACCTACAATTTAAAAGTTGAAATGTGTGGTCTTTTTATTGATTCCGAATGTTGTGCTTTGGCTGCTAGCCCTGATGGGCTAGTTGGCTCAAGAGGATTAGTAGAAGTAAAGTGCCCATCAACAGCTTCAGCAATCAGTCCTACAGAagctatcaataaaaaaataatcaagtttGCCACCCTTGATGAAAATGGACAGATGCATTTAAAACAGAACcatgattatttttatcaaatccAAGGCCAGCTTCATATCACAAAAAgagatttttgttattttattttatggacaCCTATGGGGATGCTGGTAGAACAG atttGGCGGCAGGACTCATTCTGGAATGACAAAATgataggaaaattaaaaagtttctattACAATTGTTTATTACCGGAAATTATCGACCCGCGATATAGTAGAGGACTGGAAATAAGAAATCCATCGAgaaaataa